A genomic stretch from Kribbella amoyensis includes:
- the rarD gene encoding EamA family transporter RarD produces MTGTTDAGVNRGLLFGAATYGIWGLLPLYWRLLDHAGAVEVLAHRFVWTLGFIALLLCVRPRAGWWRELKRRPAAFRLLGAAAAVIAFNWYLYIWGVNHARVVETSLGYFISPLITVVIGVVLFQERLRRPQWFAIGLAAVAVGWLTVDYGRVPWVAVGLALSFATYGLLKKKAATPAVESLAVEAAIILPFVLGYLVWLEFAGRAAFGHDGWSTSLLLVAAGPATAIPLLFFAGAIARIPLTYLGLLQYVTPTVQFVLGVFVFREPMPTARLVGFVLIWTALALFTAENLHHLAKLRRQTQGLAAVPVTSR; encoded by the coding sequence ATGACCGGGACGACCGACGCCGGCGTGAACCGAGGACTGCTCTTCGGTGCGGCGACCTATGGCATCTGGGGGCTGCTGCCGCTGTACTGGCGGCTGCTCGATCACGCCGGCGCGGTCGAGGTGCTCGCCCACCGGTTCGTCTGGACGCTCGGCTTCATCGCGTTGCTGCTCTGCGTCCGGCCGCGGGCCGGGTGGTGGCGCGAGCTGAAGAGGCGGCCCGCCGCGTTCCGGCTGCTCGGTGCGGCCGCGGCGGTGATCGCGTTCAACTGGTACCTCTACATCTGGGGCGTGAACCACGCGCGCGTGGTCGAGACGTCCCTCGGGTACTTCATCAGTCCGCTGATCACGGTCGTCATCGGCGTCGTGCTGTTCCAGGAGCGGCTCCGCCGGCCGCAATGGTTCGCGATCGGCCTGGCCGCGGTGGCGGTCGGCTGGCTGACGGTCGACTACGGCCGCGTGCCGTGGGTCGCCGTCGGGCTGGCGCTCAGCTTCGCCACCTACGGCCTGCTGAAGAAGAAGGCCGCGACTCCGGCGGTCGAGAGCCTCGCCGTCGAAGCCGCGATCATCCTCCCGTTCGTCCTCGGTTACCTGGTCTGGCTGGAGTTCGCCGGTCGCGCCGCCTTCGGCCACGACGGCTGGTCGACGTCACTCCTCCTCGTCGCGGCCGGCCCCGCCACGGCGATTCCCCTGCTGTTCTTCGCCGGAGCGATCGCCCGCATCCCGCTGACGTATCTCGGCCTGCTCCAGTACGTCACGCCGACCGTGCAGTTCGTCCTCGGCGTCTTCGTCTTCCGCGAGCCGATGCCGACCGCCCGGCTGGTCGGGTTCGTCCTGATCTGGACAGCCCTGGCTCTCTTCACCGCCGAGAACCTCCACCACCTCGCCAAGCTCCGCCGCCAGACACAAGGCCTGGCCGCGGTGCCCGTGACGTCACGCTAG
- a CDS encoding dihydrofolate reductase family protein yields MSKLRCHISISLDGFVAGPNQSVESPLGEGGERLHDWVIPLAAWREAHGEQGGEENVSAQIVEEVRENIGAAVMGRNMFGPIGGGDWGDGEWKGWWGDNPPYHYPVYVVTHHRREPVEMAGGTTFHFVTDGIESALDQAKKAAGGMDVMLWGGGSIVEQYLAAGLLDELELHVVPLVLGDGARIFSADTKVRLEQVRAVEAPGVTHLKYRVLT; encoded by the coding sequence ATGAGCAAGCTCAGGTGCCATATCTCGATCTCGCTGGACGGTTTCGTGGCCGGCCCGAACCAGAGCGTGGAGAGCCCGCTCGGCGAGGGCGGTGAGCGGCTGCACGACTGGGTGATCCCGCTGGCCGCCTGGCGCGAGGCCCACGGCGAGCAGGGTGGCGAGGAGAACGTCAGCGCCCAGATCGTCGAGGAGGTGCGGGAAAACATCGGCGCCGCCGTGATGGGCCGGAACATGTTCGGCCCGATCGGGGGTGGCGACTGGGGTGACGGAGAGTGGAAGGGCTGGTGGGGCGACAACCCGCCGTACCACTACCCGGTGTACGTCGTGACCCACCACCGCCGTGAGCCCGTGGAGATGGCGGGCGGGACGACGTTCCACTTCGTCACCGACGGTATCGAGTCCGCGCTCGACCAGGCGAAGAAAGCGGCCGGCGGCATGGACGTGATGCTGTGGGGTGGCGGCAGCATCGTCGAGCAGTACCTGGCCGCGGGCCTGCTGGACGAGCTGGAACTCCACGTCGTCCCATTGGTGCTGGGCGATGGTGCCCGCATCTTCTCCGCCGACACGAAGGTGCGGCTCGAACAGGTCCGGGCCGTCGAGGCGCCGGGCGTCACCCACCTCAAGTACCGCGTGCTGACATGA
- a CDS encoding LysR family transcriptional regulator: protein MLNPVHLQVLAAVARHGSVTEAAKELHYSQPSVSHHLARLEAATGVKLVQRVGRGIRLTPEGRLLANRAAEIIGRIEAATTELAAQVGLQAGQVRLAANTSVLSTIVPRAAVRLAASYPGLELILIERHPVEALQMLRHGEIDVALVFRAADAPAEEEGFRLVHVGDDSIYLISQDPDDKLVNHRDSPWIGGCERCQKELFTVCDEAGFTPRIASLSDDMVVVQALVAAGVGVTTLPGLALEAHRHPEIHATGISGYHRQIHAATYGEPPDPPATVALIQALQDSAG from the coding sequence ATGCTCAACCCGGTCCATCTCCAGGTGCTGGCCGCGGTGGCGCGGCACGGGTCCGTCACCGAGGCGGCCAAGGAGCTGCACTACTCGCAGCCGTCCGTGAGTCACCACCTGGCCCGGTTGGAGGCCGCGACCGGGGTGAAGCTCGTGCAGCGCGTCGGCCGGGGCATCCGGCTGACCCCGGAAGGACGGCTGCTGGCGAACCGGGCCGCCGAGATCATCGGCCGGATCGAGGCGGCGACCACCGAGCTGGCCGCCCAGGTCGGACTCCAGGCCGGGCAGGTCCGGCTGGCCGCGAACACGTCCGTGCTCAGCACGATCGTGCCGCGCGCCGCCGTCCGGCTGGCCGCGTCGTACCCCGGGCTCGAGCTGATCCTGATCGAGCGGCACCCGGTCGAGGCGTTGCAGATGCTGCGGCACGGCGAGATCGACGTCGCCCTCGTCTTCCGAGCCGCCGACGCACCGGCCGAGGAGGAGGGCTTCCGCCTCGTCCACGTCGGCGACGACTCGATCTACCTGATCAGCCAGGACCCCGACGACAAGCTGGTGAACCACCGCGACTCGCCCTGGATCGGCGGGTGCGAGCGCTGCCAGAAGGAGCTGTTCACCGTCTGCGACGAGGCCGGTTTCACCCCCCGGATCGCCTCGCTCAGCGATGACATGGTCGTCGTCCAGGCTCTCGTCGCCGCCGGCGTCGGCGTCACCACGCTGCCCGGCCTGGCGTTGGAGGCGCATCGCCACCCGGAGATCCACGCCACCGGGATCTCCGGGTACCACCGCCAGATCCACGCGGCCACCTACGGAGAGCCACCGGATCCGCCCGCCACCGTCGCCTTGATCCAGGCGCTCCAGGACTCCGCCGGATGA
- a CDS encoding serine/threonine-protein kinase, whose translation MSASELSGGLVAGRYRIGGPIGRGGMGQVYRATDEILERDLAIKVILPTHQDSTAAERFLREARAAARIVDPHVVATFDFGSHDGASYLAMELVEGHSLAEELQRTGVLAPAVALDIVRQAAAGLAAAHAQDIVHRDVKPANLLIAADGTVKVADFGIARVLDEATSTLTGVGQLVGTTHYLAPERALQRPAYAASDVYSLGCVFYQMVTGQPPFRGESPTAVLYQHVEEVPSAPSHHRGELTAEIDSLALWMLAKDPADRPTAAQVAAGVTAPGGPEAAAVRREHSRRFLAGAGAIAALAVSATVGVLLGLGDLRPPTADLVPPGSNPSQVRTTEPSRADPSSQATADSSSTAPDIAVDHRTSPVTSPGGGDPSQSATPTPSTPPASTSPSKQPDSTSTPPPSTPPTTPAPDPSSTRTPPPSSPVAPSTTPSATSSEVPSTPPVTPNQTSTEPAPKMASEAPEG comes from the coding sequence GTGAGCGCATCAGAGCTGTCCGGTGGACTCGTCGCCGGCCGGTACCGGATCGGCGGCCCGATCGGCCGTGGCGGCATGGGTCAGGTCTACCGGGCGACCGACGAGATCCTCGAGCGGGACCTGGCGATCAAGGTGATCCTGCCGACGCACCAGGACTCCACCGCCGCCGAGCGATTCCTGCGGGAGGCCCGGGCCGCCGCGCGGATCGTCGATCCGCACGTGGTGGCGACCTTCGACTTCGGCTCCCACGACGGCGCTTCCTATCTGGCCATGGAGCTCGTCGAGGGACACTCGCTCGCCGAGGAACTGCAGCGGACCGGCGTCCTGGCACCCGCTGTCGCGCTCGACATCGTCCGGCAGGCGGCCGCGGGACTGGCCGCCGCCCACGCCCAGGACATCGTGCACCGGGACGTCAAACCCGCGAACCTGCTGATCGCGGCCGACGGCACCGTGAAGGTCGCCGACTTCGGGATCGCCCGGGTCCTCGACGAAGCGACCTCGACGCTGACCGGCGTCGGCCAGCTGGTCGGCACCACGCACTACCTCGCCCCGGAGCGCGCCCTGCAACGACCGGCCTACGCGGCCTCGGACGTCTACTCGCTCGGGTGCGTCTTCTACCAGATGGTCACCGGGCAACCGCCCTTCCGGGGCGAGAGCCCCACCGCGGTCCTCTACCAGCACGTCGAGGAAGTGCCGTCGGCGCCGAGCCACCATCGCGGCGAGCTGACCGCTGAGATCGACAGCCTGGCGCTCTGGATGCTGGCCAAGGATCCCGCCGATCGGCCCACCGCTGCCCAGGTCGCCGCCGGCGTCACGGCGCCGGGCGGGCCGGAAGCCGCCGCCGTACGGCGCGAGCATTCGCGAAGGTTCCTGGCCGGAGCCGGTGCCATCGCCGCGCTGGCGGTCTCGGCGACCGTCGGCGTCCTGCTCGGTCTCGGCGATCTCCGGCCGCCGACCGCCGACCTCGTACCACCCGGCTCGAATCCGAGCCAGGTCCGGACCACCGAGCCGTCTCGGGCGGACCCGTCCAGCCAGGCCACGGCCGATTCGTCGTCGACGGCACCCGACATCGCCGTCGATCACCGCACCAGCCCGGTCACCTCACCGGGCGGAGGCGATCCGTCCCAGAGCGCGACGCCGACGCCCAGTACTCCGCCGGCGTCGACCTCGCCGTCGAAGCAGCCCGACAGCACCTCGACGCCCCCGCCGTCGACGCCTCCGACGACTCCGGCTCCCGATCCCAGCTCGACCCGTACTCCCCCACCGAGTTCGCCCGTCGCCCCCAGTACGACGCCGTCGGCCACGTCGTCCGAGGTGCCGAGCACCCCACCCGTCACCCCGAACCAGACGAGTACCGAGCCCGCGCCGAAGATGGCGTCAGAGGCCCCAGAAGGCTGA
- a CDS encoding ferredoxin — translation MKVIVDQDRCVASGQCVLAAAEVFDQRDEDGVVVLLDENPPAELARDLHHAEAVCPALAIVVED, via the coding sequence ATGAAGGTCATCGTCGACCAGGACCGGTGCGTCGCCTCCGGTCAGTGCGTGCTGGCCGCCGCCGAGGTGTTCGACCAGCGGGACGAGGACGGTGTCGTCGTGCTGCTCGACGAGAACCCGCCCGCCGAGCTGGCGCGCGACCTCCACCACGCGGAGGCGGTCTGCCCGGCGTTGGCGATCGTCGTGGAGGACTGA
- a CDS encoding cytochrome P450, producing MTIDEAPAYPMARAAGCPFDPPPRLRELQAESPLVKVRVFGRPAWLVTRYADQRALLADARLSSDVTSPGYPSPTGAPPKSDGGVGIGFILMDDPEHARLRRMVTAPFMVKRVEAMRPAVQRIVDDLIDDLLAGPKPVDLMEAFALPVPSLVICRLLGVPYTDHDFFQQNSKQLIRLDVSPEQRATAHGNLAGYLDNLVGAKLADPGDDLLSGLTERIKAGELSRQDAAGMGVLLLLAGHETTANMIALGTLALLEHPEQFAVLRDTTDPAVVKGAVEELLRYLNITHNGRRRAVLADIEFEGQVLRAGDGVIFPNDIGNRDPAAFPDPDRLDLGRDARRHVAFGFGVHQCLGQPLARMELQVVYGTLYRRIPTLRRAAELAEIPFKHDGSVYGVHALPVTW from the coding sequence ATGACGATCGACGAAGCCCCGGCGTACCCGATGGCCCGCGCGGCCGGCTGCCCGTTCGACCCGCCGCCGCGGCTGCGTGAGCTGCAGGCCGAGTCGCCGCTGGTCAAGGTGCGGGTCTTCGGCCGGCCCGCCTGGCTGGTCACCCGGTACGCCGACCAGCGCGCCCTGCTCGCCGACGCGCGGCTCAGCTCCGACGTCACCAGCCCGGGGTACCCGAGTCCGACCGGCGCGCCGCCGAAGTCGGACGGGGGCGTCGGGATCGGGTTCATCCTGATGGACGATCCCGAGCACGCCCGGTTGCGGCGGATGGTCACCGCGCCCTTCATGGTCAAGCGGGTGGAGGCGATGCGGCCCGCGGTCCAGCGGATCGTGGACGACCTGATCGACGACCTGCTGGCCGGGCCGAAACCGGTGGACCTGATGGAGGCGTTCGCGCTCCCGGTGCCGTCCCTGGTGATCTGCCGGCTGCTCGGCGTCCCGTACACGGACCACGACTTCTTCCAGCAGAACAGCAAACAGCTGATCCGGCTCGACGTGTCCCCGGAGCAACGGGCCACGGCGCACGGGAACTTGGCCGGCTACCTGGACAACCTCGTCGGCGCGAAGCTGGCGGATCCGGGCGACGACCTGCTGTCCGGTCTCACGGAGCGGATCAAGGCCGGTGAGCTGAGCCGCCAGGACGCGGCTGGGATGGGCGTTCTGCTGCTGCTCGCGGGGCACGAGACCACCGCCAACATGATTGCCCTCGGCACCCTCGCGTTGCTGGAACACCCGGAGCAGTTCGCCGTCCTCCGGGACACCACCGACCCGGCCGTGGTCAAGGGCGCGGTCGAGGAGTTGCTGCGGTACCTGAACATCACCCACAACGGCCGGCGCCGGGCGGTGCTGGCCGACATCGAGTTCGAGGGTCAGGTGCTCCGGGCCGGCGACGGGGTGATCTTTCCGAACGACATTGGCAACCGGGACCCGGCGGCGTTCCCGGACCCGGACCGGCTGGACCTGGGCCGCGACGCCCGGCGGCACGTGGCGTTCGGGTTCGGCGTGCACCAGTGCCTGGGGCAACCACTCGCGCGGATGGAACTGCAGGTCGTGTACGGCACCCTGTACCGCCGGATCCCCACGTTGCGCCGGGCCGCCGAGCTGGCCGAGATCCCGTTCAAACACGACGGTTCCGTGTACGGCGTCCATGCGTTGCCCGTCACCTGGTGA
- a CDS encoding TetR/AcrR family transcriptional regulator, with protein sequence MTDGEDRPRRVHATRELILVTAERLFAEHGVHEVSNRQISQAAGQGNNTAVGYHFGTKTDLVRAIARKHSERIEQRRSELLAAAEGSTDVRAWVSCLVRPATDHFATLGVPSWLARFNAQLMNDPSLREVMIEESLTSPTLRRILDGLNACLAGLPLPVRLERGDMARHLIVQMCAEYERALAEGTPTARAGWPEMATGLIDGIVGLWTAPVSGNLTAEGLR encoded by the coding sequence GTGACCGATGGTGAGGACCGGCCCCGGCGGGTGCACGCGACCCGGGAACTGATCCTGGTCACGGCGGAACGCCTGTTCGCCGAGCACGGCGTGCACGAGGTGTCGAACCGGCAGATCAGCCAGGCCGCGGGCCAGGGCAACAACACGGCGGTCGGGTACCACTTCGGCACCAAGACCGACCTGGTCCGAGCGATCGCGCGCAAGCACTCCGAGCGGATCGAGCAACGCCGCTCGGAGCTGCTCGCGGCGGCCGAGGGCAGCACCGACGTCCGGGCCTGGGTCAGCTGCCTGGTCCGCCCGGCCACCGACCACTTCGCGACGCTCGGCGTGCCGAGCTGGCTGGCCCGGTTCAACGCCCAGCTGATGAACGACCCCTCGTTGCGCGAGGTGATGATCGAGGAGTCGCTGACCTCGCCGACGTTGCGCCGGATCCTCGACGGCCTGAACGCGTGCCTGGCCGGACTGCCGTTGCCGGTCCGGCTGGAACGCGGCGACATGGCCCGCCACCTGATCGTGCAGATGTGCGCGGAGTACGAACGCGCGCTGGCCGAGGGAACGCCGACGGCACGGGCCGGCTGGCCGGAGATGGCGACCGGACTGATCGACGGCATCGTCGGTCTGTGGACCGCGCCGGTGTCGGGAAACCTCACTGCGGAAGGACTCCGATGA
- a CDS encoding TerC family protein, which produces MQVHDYVWYITVGVLLAILAFDVFIIGRRPHEPSTKESATAIAFYVGLAILFGLGVWMFSGGRYAGEFFAGWLTEYSLSVDNLFIFLIIMARFQVPRKYQQTALLIGIILALVFRGIFIAVGAAAINEFSWVFYLFGAFLLFTAYHQAKQGTHQDGEEKENAVIRFAQKRLNATDEYNGVKLTVVKNGKRLVTPMMLVIIALGTTDLMFALDSIPAIYGLTQEPFLVFTANVFALMGLRQLYFLLGDLLKRLIYLSVGLSVVLAFIGVKLVLHAMHKNELPFINGGEHIEWAPEIPIWLSLGFIILTLGITTVASLYKSRNLAAAAADDEVTPADQPDGKSVSQ; this is translated from the coding sequence GTGCAGGTTCACGATTACGTCTGGTACATCACGGTCGGCGTGCTGCTGGCCATCCTGGCCTTCGACGTCTTCATCATCGGCCGTCGTCCGCACGAGCCGTCCACCAAGGAGTCCGCGACCGCGATCGCGTTCTACGTCGGGCTCGCGATCCTGTTCGGGCTCGGCGTCTGGATGTTCTCCGGCGGCCGGTACGCGGGTGAGTTCTTCGCCGGCTGGCTGACCGAGTACTCGCTCTCGGTCGACAACCTCTTCATCTTCCTGATCATCATGGCCAGGTTCCAGGTGCCGAGGAAGTACCAGCAGACGGCGCTGCTGATCGGCATCATCCTCGCGCTCGTCTTCCGCGGCATCTTCATCGCCGTCGGCGCCGCCGCGATCAACGAGTTCTCCTGGGTCTTCTACCTGTTCGGCGCGTTCCTGCTCTTCACCGCGTACCACCAGGCCAAGCAGGGCACGCACCAGGACGGCGAGGAGAAGGAGAACGCGGTCATCCGGTTCGCCCAGAAGCGGCTGAACGCGACCGACGAGTACAACGGCGTCAAGCTCACCGTGGTCAAGAACGGCAAGCGCCTGGTCACCCCGATGATGCTGGTGATCATCGCGCTCGGCACGACCGACCTGATGTTCGCGCTGGACTCGATCCCGGCGATCTACGGCCTGACCCAGGAGCCGTTCCTGGTGTTCACGGCGAACGTGTTCGCGTTGATGGGTCTGCGCCAGCTGTACTTCCTGCTGGGTGACCTGCTGAAGCGGCTGATCTACCTGTCCGTCGGGCTGTCGGTGGTGCTCGCGTTCATCGGCGTGAAGCTGGTGCTGCACGCGATGCACAAGAACGAGCTGCCCTTCATCAACGGTGGTGAGCACATCGAGTGGGCGCCGGAGATCCCGATCTGGCTGTCGCTCGGCTTCATCATCCTGACGCTCGGCATCACCACCGTCGCGAGCCTGTACAAGTCCCGCAACCTGGCGGCGGCGGCGGCCGACGACGAGGTCACCCCGGCGGACCAGCCGGACGGGAAGAGCGTCTCCCAGTAG